The following proteins come from a genomic window of Yinghuangia sp. ASG 101:
- a CDS encoding FHA domain-containing protein, with amino-acid sequence MPPGAAGAEDGTVTCRNCGHGNPSGSRFCSNCGNPLRPDVERPSEQTSTISITGIEALDADQAAPREALSPEAQAAVEALPPGTALLVVRRGPNSGSRFLLDSDRTTAGRHPESDIFLDDVTVSRRHAEFRRTGAGFSVADVGSLNGTYVGRQRIDEVPLTGGDEVQIGKYRLVFFPSRHTQIGSGEHT; translated from the coding sequence GTGCCGCCGGGTGCCGCGGGCGCGGAGGACGGGACGGTCACCTGTCGGAACTGCGGGCACGGCAACCCGTCCGGCAGCCGCTTCTGTTCGAACTGCGGCAATCCGCTGCGCCCGGACGTCGAGCGCCCGTCGGAGCAGACGTCCACGATCTCGATCACCGGCATCGAGGCCCTCGACGCCGATCAGGCCGCTCCGCGCGAGGCCCTCAGCCCGGAGGCGCAGGCGGCCGTCGAGGCGCTGCCGCCGGGCACCGCGCTGCTCGTGGTGCGCCGCGGCCCCAACTCCGGCAGCCGCTTCCTGCTCGACTCCGACCGCACCACCGCCGGCCGTCACCCGGAGAGCGACATCTTCCTGGACGACGTCACGGTGTCCCGCCGGCACGCCGAATTCCGGCGCACCGGTGCCGGTTTCTCGGTCGCCGACGTCGGCAGCCTGAACGGCACGTACGTCGGGCGCCAGCGCATCGACGAGGTTCCGCTCACCGGCGGTGACGAGGTGCAGATCGGCAAGTACCGGCTCGTCTTCTTCCCGAGCCGCCACACGCAGATCGGCAGCGGGGAGCACACGTGA
- the ftsR gene encoding transcriptional regulator FtsR → MEMLRPEFPDVSISKIRFLEAEGLVEPQRTPSGYRKFGPSDVDRLRYVLRAQRDQYLPLKVIKDQLDAIDRGLEPVDDGRGAVGAEPDGSGPHPDAGAEGPARPPVLLDRAELLAAAGIDEAALARLEEFGLIEPRRTVPAPVSAPAPVASVPASTDVGVADDGPAERPGEPGEAEAEETAPVPAPTPTPAARLYDGDALVIARLVTALGEYGLEPRHLRQVKAAADREAALVEQIVAPLTHRRGAGARTGAEEVVRDLVSLTSRLHTVLVGAALRPLLER, encoded by the coding sequence ATGGAGATGCTGCGGCCGGAGTTCCCGGACGTCAGCATCTCCAAGATCCGGTTCCTGGAGGCCGAGGGCCTCGTCGAGCCGCAGCGCACCCCTTCCGGCTACCGCAAGTTCGGTCCGTCGGACGTCGATCGCCTGCGGTACGTGCTGCGCGCGCAACGCGACCAGTACCTGCCGCTCAAAGTGATCAAGGACCAGCTGGACGCGATCGACCGCGGCCTCGAACCCGTCGACGACGGCCGAGGCGCGGTCGGCGCCGAACCGGACGGCTCCGGCCCCCACCCCGATGCCGGGGCCGAGGGGCCGGCCCGTCCGCCGGTGCTGCTCGACCGCGCCGAACTCCTGGCGGCGGCCGGGATAGACGAAGCCGCGCTGGCCCGGCTCGAGGAGTTCGGCCTGATCGAGCCGCGCCGCACCGTCCCAGCCCCCGTCTCCGCCCCTGCCCCCGTCGCCTCCGTCCCCGCCTCCACCGACGTCGGCGTTGCGGATGACGGGCCGGCCGAGCGCCCCGGGGAGCCGGGGGAGGCCGAAGCGGAGGAGACCGCCCCGGTTCCGGCCCCGACCCCGACCCCGGCCGCACGCCTGTACGACGGCGACGCCCTGGTGATCGCGCGGCTGGTCACCGCACTCGGCGAATACGGCCTGGAGCCGCGCCACCTGCGCCAGGTCAAGGCCGCCGCCGACCGCGAGGCGGCACTCGTGGAGCAGATCGTCGCACCGCTGACCCACCGCCGGGGCGCGGGCGCGCGGACCGGAGCGGAGGAGGTCGTGCGCGACCTCGTGTCGCTCACGTCCCGTCTGCACACGGTGCTGGTCGGAGCTGCGCTGCGCCCGCTTCTCGAGCGGTGA
- a CDS encoding bifunctional nuclease family protein: MNELEVVGVRVEMPSNQPIVLLKETGGDRYLPIWIGPVEATAIAFAQQGVVPARPLTHDLFRDVLEALGHELTRIRIVDLREGVFYAELVFANGTEVSARPSDAIALALRTGTPIFGAEAVLDEAGIVIPDEQEDEVEKFREFLDQISPEDFGTTSQ; the protein is encoded by the coding sequence GTGAACGAGCTTGAGGTCGTGGGCGTCCGGGTGGAGATGCCTTCCAACCAGCCGATCGTCCTCCTGAAGGAAACAGGAGGCGATCGGTACCTCCCGATTTGGATCGGCCCCGTGGAGGCGACAGCGATCGCCTTCGCGCAACAAGGCGTGGTCCCGGCGCGGCCTCTGACGCATGACCTGTTCCGCGACGTGCTTGAGGCACTGGGCCACGAGCTGACCCGTATCCGGATCGTCGACCTCCGCGAAGGCGTGTTCTACGCCGAGCTGGTGTTCGCCAACGGCACCGAGGTCAGCGCCCGGCCGTCCGACGCGATCGCGCTCGCACTGCGCACCGGTACGCCGATCTTCGGCGCCGAGGCCGTTCTCGACGAGGCCGGGATCGTGATCCCGGACGAGCAGGAGGACGAGGTCGAGAAGTTCCGGGAGTTCCTGGACCAGATCTCGCCCGAGGACTTCGGCACCACGAGCCAGTAG
- a CDS encoding MerR family transcriptional regulator, translated as MSSTGDTAGRARAGRPLTSAAPAGPYAEGPNGRAPSAADEVGYRGPTACAAAGITYRQLDYWARTELVEPSIRPAHGSGTQRLYSFRDILVLKIVKRLLDTGVGLQNIRVAVAHLRGRGVGDLAGMTLMSDGASVYECTSYDEVVDLVQGGQGVFGIAVGAVWREVEASLGTLQGERPATGEIVYRHHGDELARRRRERAG; from the coding sequence GTGAGCAGCACCGGCGATACTGCGGGCCGCGCCCGCGCGGGCCGCCCGTTGACGTCGGCCGCGCCCGCGGGCCCTTACGCCGAAGGGCCCAACGGCCGGGCGCCCTCCGCCGCCGACGAAGTCGGATACCGGGGGCCCACCGCCTGCGCCGCCGCCGGCATCACCTACCGCCAGCTGGACTACTGGGCCCGTACGGAACTTGTCGAGCCGAGCATCCGCCCCGCCCACGGTTCCGGTACGCAGCGCCTCTACAGCTTCCGCGACATCCTCGTCCTCAAGATCGTCAAGCGCCTGCTCGACACGGGCGTCGGCCTCCAGAACATCCGCGTCGCGGTGGCCCACCTGCGTGGCCGCGGGGTCGGCGACCTCGCCGGCATGACGCTGATGAGCGACGGCGCGAGCGTGTACGAGTGCACGTCGTACGACGAGGTGGTCGATCTCGTGCAGGGCGGCCAGGGCGTCTTCGGGATCGCGGTCGGTGCGGTCTGGCGCGAGGTGGAGGCATCGCTCGGCACGCTCCAGGGCGAACGCCCCGCGACCGGCGAGATCGTCTACCGCCACCACGGCGACGAACTCGCCCGCCGCCGTCGCGAACGCGCCGGTTGA
- a CDS encoding SanA/YdcF family protein produces MVITTVIGLAPVTWVYAVGGDRMRGVDDVPAAPVALVLGAGIRGGEPSRLLARRLDLAIELFRAGKAKVLLVSGDHSSPDYNEPDVMRRYLIDHGVPEQRIVADYAGFSTWDSCVRARRVFGVDKVIVVSQRFHMRRALALCGAAGLDAYGVADDSMRGDLVGLTLFGGAREILAACKALGEAVLKPDPAVLGPEEPGVAEAVAAPR; encoded by the coding sequence GTGGTCATCACGACGGTGATCGGCCTGGCACCGGTCACCTGGGTGTACGCGGTGGGCGGCGACCGCATGCGCGGCGTCGACGACGTCCCCGCCGCCCCCGTGGCGCTCGTGCTCGGCGCGGGGATTCGCGGGGGCGAACCCTCCCGGCTGCTGGCCCGGCGCCTGGATCTGGCGATCGAGCTGTTCCGCGCCGGAAAGGCCAAGGTGCTCCTGGTCTCCGGCGACCACAGCAGCCCCGACTACAACGAGCCGGACGTCATGCGGCGCTATCTGATTGACCACGGGGTGCCCGAGCAGCGGATCGTCGCCGACTATGCGGGATTCTCGACCTGGGACTCCTGCGTACGCGCGCGGCGTGTCTTCGGTGTCGACAAGGTGATCGTGGTCAGCCAACGATTCCACATGCGCCGGGCGTTGGCGCTGTGCGGCGCGGCCGGACTCGACGCCTACGGGGTCGCGGACGACTCGATGCGCGGCGACCTGGTCGGGCTGACGCTCTTCGGCGGGGCGCGGGAGATCCTCGCCGCCTGCAAGGCCCTCGGCGAGGCGGTGCTGAAACCGGACCCGGCCGTCCTCGGCCCCGAGGAGCCCGGAGTGGCCGAGGCGGTCGCCGCGCCGCGTTGA
- a CDS encoding DNA polymerase IV, with the protein MRSTPAILHLDMDAFYASVEQAAKPSLRGKPVIVGGVGGRGVVATASYEARTFGVRSAMATGEARRRCPNAAFLVPRFTAYREVSELVMTLLGRLSPLVEPLSLDEAFVDLEAGPFGDGLDVARVASLAAGLRGEIHDATGLTASVGVASSKLVAKIASETAKPDGLVVVPPGGERALLDPLPVRALWGVGPATAEAMRKVGIATVADIAAADPDELIRLFGQAHGRALHEHARGLDDRPVVAERDAKSISVEDTFEVDLVDRTRVAAELDRLATRCVERLRAAGRTGRTVVVKMRRYDFSTLTRSETLRAPTDDLSVVRETAQRLAAQVDFTGGLRLLGVGVASLADFAQQDLFAGEQEETGEGGGDAAASRSEDDIARQWQVDAGAGASSVAANRAGGGGVAHAETTAGGPDTADAEDETPRGTGDDEADEADGGPPGAGGGERDGLGRRGAGEPGAGADASVIAANRAGGGAQEGAGPGDPEAGAYGRVPVFHPGRSGGRRWFPGQDVEHAEHGPGWVQGSGVGRVTVRFETPGSAPGRVRTFPVDDPALRPSEPLPLAPMATLRERPEAPGDTGDAHD; encoded by the coding sequence ATGCGATCGACCCCGGCCATCCTCCATCTCGACATGGACGCCTTCTACGCGTCGGTCGAGCAGGCCGCGAAGCCCAGCCTCCGAGGCAAGCCCGTCATCGTCGGCGGCGTCGGCGGTCGCGGCGTCGTGGCCACCGCGTCGTATGAGGCGCGCACGTTCGGCGTGCGGTCCGCGATGGCGACCGGTGAGGCCCGGCGGCGCTGCCCGAACGCGGCGTTCCTGGTGCCGCGCTTCACCGCCTATCGGGAGGTCAGCGAGCTGGTCATGACGCTGTTGGGGCGGTTGTCGCCACTCGTGGAGCCGCTCAGTCTGGACGAGGCGTTTGTCGATTTGGAGGCAGGTCCCTTTGGCGATGGCCTCGATGTCGCGCGGGTCGCGAGCCTGGCCGCGGGCCTGCGGGGCGAGATCCACGACGCGACGGGCCTGACGGCGTCGGTCGGTGTCGCGTCGTCCAAGCTCGTCGCCAAGATCGCCTCCGAGACCGCGAAGCCCGACGGGCTCGTCGTCGTGCCGCCCGGCGGGGAACGCGCGCTTCTCGATCCCCTCCCGGTGCGCGCGCTGTGGGGCGTGGGCCCGGCGACCGCCGAGGCCATGCGCAAGGTCGGTATCGCCACGGTCGCCGACATCGCGGCGGCGGACCCCGACGAACTCATCCGGCTCTTCGGCCAGGCCCACGGCCGGGCGCTGCACGAGCACGCGCGCGGGCTCGACGACCGTCCGGTGGTCGCGGAACGCGACGCGAAGTCCATCTCCGTCGAGGACACCTTCGAGGTGGACCTCGTCGACCGCACCCGCGTCGCGGCCGAACTCGACCGGCTCGCCACCCGCTGCGTCGAGCGGCTGCGCGCGGCGGGCCGCACGGGACGGACCGTGGTCGTCAAGATGCGGCGCTACGACTTCAGCACCCTCACGCGCTCGGAAACCCTGCGCGCCCCGACGGACGACCTGTCGGTGGTCCGCGAAACCGCGCAACGCCTCGCCGCCCAGGTCGACTTCACCGGCGGACTGCGACTGCTCGGCGTCGGCGTCGCGTCCCTGGCGGACTTCGCGCAGCAGGATCTGTTCGCGGGGGAGCAGGAGGAGACGGGGGAGGGCGGCGGGGACGCCGCGGCTTCGCGGTCCGAGGACGACATCGCGCGGCAGTGGCAGGTCGACGCGGGGGCGGGCGCCTCGTCGGTCGCCGCGAACCGGGCCGGAGGCGGGGGAGTCGCGCATGCCGAGACGACGGCGGGCGGCCCGGACACGGCCGACGCCGAGGACGAGACCCCCCGAGGGACGGGGGACGACGAGGCCGACGAGGCGGACGGCGGACCGCCGGGCGCCGGAGGAGGGGAGCGCGACGGCCTCGGTCGGCGGGGTGCGGGGGAGCCCGGCGCGGGAGCGGACGCATCCGTGATCGCCGCGAACCGGGCCGGGGGCGGTGCCCAAGAAGGCGCGGGGCCGGGCGATCCCGAGGCCGGGGCCTATGGGCGCGTGCCGGTGTTCCACCCCGGTCGCTCCGGGGGGCGGCGCTGGTTCCCCGGCCAGGACGTCGAGCACGCCGAGCACGGTCCCGGCTGGGTGCAGGGCAGCGGCGTGGGCCGGGTGACCGTACGGTTCGAGACGCCCGGTTCCGCTCCGGGGCGCGTGCGTACGTTCCCCGTCGACGACCCGGCCCTGCGTCCGTCCGAGCCGCTGCCTCTCGCCCCGATGGCGACGCTCCGGGAACGGCCCGAAGCCCCAGGGGACACCGGCGACGCGCACGACTGA
- a CDS encoding AAA family ATPase — protein MKPSHGRLIGRTHASGLLRAHVERAAESHGGLVLVTGEPGIGKTALVTRAAEEARQRGALVLGGSCWDSDNAPGYWPWVQVIRALRRALGEREWEAAAREAGGSLAVLLGEMPGAEREDPPGHDAFRVYDAVTTLLVGASRDRPVVVVLDDLHWADTASLRLLEFAAQHAWFERLLIMCTYRDAEAESPGHPLRPLILPLVAKATTVTLTGLARGEVGALMERTAGRAPENDLVGEVHRRTGGNPFFVEQTARLWASGGDAAAIAPGVREAVRRRLAQLPEPVGGLLVTAAVLGRSFDRRALAAAEGAPVPHVDRLLDQAVAARLVTAAGAGRFAFVHDLVRETLYDALDEDDARRRHAGVVRALTGTPGVGDRSVPADLARHAHLAGPALPPERAVDLLCDAAKDAEGRLALDEEIVHLRRASDAAERIDDVARRTRVRLDLGVTLWRDGKPEGWDFLERVVEEARGHGDPALFARVALTVHRVPSRSRRGRVAEIVREAHDLLIGPGRPGGRESSGEAAAVDRLARELAVRLVVVARRGADDEALGFSLWSTHDTTWGPGTAAERLPLTDEMIAVGRRKGDTEIELHATSMRWVTLLELGDPAYLDQFRTFVAAAERAEQPRFLMAASIDSCLIAALVGRFAEAERHLDAALRRLDAEGSGADSPFRHLPGHIRWSIMFLHGRDDEVDRLRAEFAERDHFHPQLLAALTDAERGQTGEALRHLRTVLDRPGADAADGDEPFDRVYVPLWLRFLALTAAGSGDPELCERARRSIAPYRDQWAVSLYGCDISGPMVLWAAVVDAGQERWDDAVAGFTEAAESADRLRARPWAVYARVRLAASLAARGAPGDTEAARDAVARAEADARAIDMRQVPGWADRARRLIAATERREAARADLSGTATGALGDDTFGPAPHDPDADRPFGTMARFRRDGAVWELAFGGVTAHMPDAKGLRDVHYLLGRPGVDVPAVRLLNPAGGDAVVAARGLGGDPVLDDEAKARYRRRLARLDEEIDRATGLGDDARAAAYDTERAALLDELRAAAGLGGRARRLGDEAERARKTVTARIKDTLRRMDAVHPGLAAHLRENVSTGAACSYRGERGISWRL, from the coding sequence ATGAAGCCATCCCACGGACGCCTGATCGGGCGCACGCACGCGAGCGGTCTGCTGCGCGCCCACGTGGAGCGGGCCGCGGAGAGCCACGGTGGCCTGGTCCTGGTGACCGGTGAGCCGGGTATCGGGAAGACCGCTCTGGTGACCCGTGCGGCCGAAGAGGCGCGGCAGCGCGGGGCGCTGGTGCTCGGCGGGTCGTGCTGGGACTCCGACAACGCGCCCGGCTACTGGCCCTGGGTGCAGGTCATCCGCGCGCTCCGGCGGGCCCTGGGGGAGCGGGAGTGGGAGGCCGCCGCGCGGGAGGCGGGCGGGAGCCTCGCGGTGCTGCTCGGCGAGATGCCCGGCGCCGAGCGGGAGGACCCACCGGGTCACGACGCGTTCCGGGTGTACGACGCGGTCACCACGCTCCTGGTCGGCGCGTCCCGGGACCGTCCCGTCGTCGTCGTGCTCGACGACCTGCACTGGGCCGACACGGCCTCGCTGCGCCTGCTCGAATTCGCGGCCCAACACGCCTGGTTCGAGCGGCTGCTCATCATGTGCACGTACCGCGACGCCGAGGCCGAGTCGCCCGGCCACCCGCTGCGTCCGCTGATCCTCCCGCTCGTCGCCAAGGCCACCACGGTCACGCTCACCGGGCTGGCGCGCGGCGAGGTGGGGGCGCTCATGGAGCGCACCGCGGGCCGCGCGCCCGAAAACGACCTGGTCGGCGAGGTCCACCGGCGGACCGGCGGCAACCCCTTCTTCGTCGAGCAGACCGCCCGCCTGTGGGCGAGCGGGGGCGACGCCGCCGCGATCGCCCCCGGCGTGCGGGAGGCGGTGCGCCGCCGGCTCGCCCAACTGCCCGAGCCCGTCGGCGGGCTCCTGGTCACCGCCGCCGTCCTGGGCCGGTCGTTCGACCGGCGCGCGCTCGCCGCGGCCGAGGGGGCGCCGGTCCCGCACGTCGACCGCCTGCTCGACCAGGCCGTCGCCGCGCGGCTGGTCACCGCCGCCGGAGCCGGCCGTTTCGCGTTCGTCCACGACCTGGTCCGCGAGACGCTGTACGACGCGCTCGACGAGGACGACGCACGCAGGCGCCACGCGGGCGTGGTCCGGGCGCTGACCGGCACGCCCGGCGTCGGCGACCGGTCGGTTCCCGCCGATCTGGCCCGGCACGCCCACCTCGCCGGACCCGCCCTCCCGCCCGAGCGCGCGGTCGACCTGTTGTGCGACGCCGCCAAGGACGCCGAGGGCCGCCTCGCGCTGGACGAGGAGATCGTGCACCTGCGGCGGGCGAGCGACGCCGCCGAGCGGATCGACGACGTCGCCCGGCGCACGCGCGTCCGCCTCGATCTGGGGGTGACGCTGTGGCGCGACGGCAAGCCGGAGGGATGGGACTTCCTCGAACGCGTCGTCGAGGAGGCCCGCGGCCACGGCGACCCCGCGCTGTTCGCCCGGGTCGCGCTCACCGTGCACCGCGTCCCCAGCCGCTCCCGGCGCGGTCGGGTCGCCGAGATCGTGCGGGAGGCCCACGACCTGCTCATCGGCCCGGGCCGCCCCGGCGGCCGGGAGTCGTCCGGCGAGGCCGCCGCGGTCGACCGTCTCGCGCGCGAACTCGCGGTGCGGCTCGTCGTCGTGGCGCGGCGCGGGGCCGACGACGAAGCACTCGGGTTCAGCCTGTGGAGCACCCACGACACCACGTGGGGTCCGGGCACCGCGGCGGAACGCCTGCCGCTCACCGACGAGATGATCGCCGTCGGACGCCGCAAGGGCGATACGGAGATCGAGCTGCACGCCACGTCGATGCGCTGGGTGACGCTGCTCGAACTGGGCGACCCGGCGTACCTCGACCAGTTCCGCACCTTCGTCGCCGCCGCGGAGCGTGCGGAGCAGCCGCGGTTCCTGATGGCCGCGTCGATCGACTCATGTCTCATCGCCGCGTTGGTCGGCCGCTTCGCCGAGGCCGAGCGCCATCTCGACGCCGCCTTGCGGCGGTTGGACGCCGAGGGCAGCGGCGCGGACTCCCCGTTCCGGCACCTGCCCGGGCACATCCGCTGGTCGATCATGTTCCTGCACGGCCGCGACGACGAAGTCGACCGGCTGCGGGCCGAGTTCGCGGAACGCGACCACTTCCACCCGCAGCTGCTCGCGGCCCTGACCGACGCCGAGCGCGGGCAGACCGGCGAAGCGCTGCGCCACCTGCGCACCGTGCTCGACCGGCCGGGGGCCGACGCGGCCGACGGCGACGAGCCGTTCGACCGCGTGTACGTGCCGCTGTGGCTGCGTTTCCTCGCCCTGACCGCGGCCGGTTCCGGCGACCCCGAGCTGTGCGAGCGGGCACGGCGCTCCATCGCGCCCTACCGCGACCAGTGGGCCGTGTCGCTCTACGGCTGCGACATCAGCGGTCCGATGGTCCTGTGGGCGGCCGTCGTCGACGCCGGCCAGGAGCGCTGGGACGACGCGGTCGCGGGCTTCACCGAGGCGGCCGAGAGCGCCGACCGTCTCCGCGCCCGGCCCTGGGCGGTGTACGCACGGGTGCGCCTCGCCGCGTCGCTCGCGGCCCGGGGCGCGCCCGGCGACACCGAGGCCGCCCGCGACGCGGTGGCCCGCGCGGAGGCCGACGCCCGCGCGATCGACATGCGCCAGGTCCCCGGATGGGCGGACCGCGCGCGGCGGCTGATCGCGGCGACCGAGCGGCGCGAGGCCGCGCGGGCGGACCTGTCCGGCACCGCCACGGGCGCTCTCGGCGACGACACCTTCGGGCCCGCCCCACACGATCCGGACGCCGACCGGCCGTTCGGCACCATGGCGCGCTTCCGACGCGACGGAGCCGTCTGGGAGTTGGCGTTCGGCGGTGTCACCGCGCACATGCCGGACGCGAAGGGCCTGCGCGACGTGCACTACCTGCTCGGCCGCCCGGGCGTCGACGTGCCGGCCGTGCGCCTGCTCAACCCCGCGGGCGGCGACGCCGTGGTCGCGGCCCGCGGGCTGGGCGGCGACCCGGTGCTGGACGACGAGGCGAAGGCGCGCTACCGGCGGCGTCTCGCCCGGCTCGACGAGGAGATCGACCGCGCCACCGGGCTCGGCGACGACGCCCGCGCCGCCGCGTACGACACCGAACGCGCGGCGCTGCTCGACGAGTTGCGCGCGGCGGCGGGCCTCGGCGGGCGGGCCAGAAGGCTCGGCGACGAAGCCGAGCGGGCGCGCAAGACCGTGACGGCGCGGATCAAGGACACCCTGCGGCGCATGGACGCCGTCCACCCCGGGCTCGCGGCCCATCTGCGCGAGAACGTGTCGACGGGCGCGGCGTGTTCGTACCGGGGCGAACGCGGGATCTCCTGGCGCCTGTGA
- a CDS encoding ABC transporter permease, translated as MSTVATKDTDTDLDVPAPVAAEDLAAVFVSKERPPRPGPLSASVTFGWRAMLKIKHVPEQLFDVTAFPIMMTLMFTYLFGGALAGSTSEYLQFVLPGIMVQSIVMITMYTGVSLNNDIERGVFDRIRTLPIWRPAALVGMILGDLLRYVLASAVIMTVGLILGFRPDGGVLGVLAAIALLVVFSFAFSWIWTMFGLLLRSEKSVMGVSMMVLFPLTFLSNVFVDPKTMPGWLQAFVDVNPVTHLVSAVRDLMAGDWGTGETLWVLLFSAVFVAVFGSLTMRLYNRK; from the coding sequence ATGAGCACGGTCGCCACCAAGGACACGGACACCGACCTGGACGTCCCCGCGCCGGTCGCCGCGGAGGACCTGGCCGCCGTCTTCGTCTCGAAGGAGCGCCCTCCGCGACCGGGCCCGCTGTCGGCGTCGGTGACGTTCGGCTGGCGCGCGATGCTGAAGATCAAGCACGTACCCGAACAGCTTTTCGACGTCACCGCGTTCCCGATCATGATGACGTTGATGTTCACCTATCTGTTCGGCGGCGCGCTCGCCGGATCGACCAGTGAATACCTCCAGTTCGTGCTGCCGGGCATCATGGTGCAGAGCATCGTGATGATCACGATGTACACGGGTGTCTCGCTCAACAACGACATCGAGCGCGGGGTGTTCGACCGCATCCGCACGCTGCCGATCTGGCGGCCCGCGGCGCTGGTCGGGATGATCCTGGGCGACCTGCTGCGGTATGTGCTGGCGTCGGCGGTCATCATGACGGTCGGCCTGATCCTGGGCTTCCGCCCCGACGGCGGCGTGCTCGGGGTGCTGGCGGCGATCGCGCTGCTGGTGGTCTTCTCGTTCGCGTTCTCGTGGATCTGGACCATGTTCGGTCTGCTGCTGCGCAGCGAGAAGTCGGTCATGGGCGTCAGCATGATGGTGCTGTTTCCGCTGACCTTCCTCAGCAACGTGTTCGTCGACCCGAAGACGATGCCGGGCTGGCTCCAGGCCTTCGTCGACGTCAACCCGGTCACCCACCTCGTCAGTGCGGTGCGCGACCTGATGGCGGGCGACTGGGGCACCGGCGAGACCCTGTGGGTCCTGCTGTTCTCTGCGGTGTTCGTGGCGGTCTTCGGGTCGCTGACGATGCGCCTGTACAACCGCAAGTAG
- a CDS encoding ATP-binding cassette domain-containing protein — MTTHTSGLAIETQGLVKVFGTNRAVDGIDLRVPAGSVYGVLGPNGAGKTTAVKMLATLLRPDDGEAYVFGHSVLRDPDAVRSRVSLTGQYASVDEDLTGTENLILLGRLLGHHKAFARKRAAELLEAFGLTGAADRQVKTYSGGMRRRIDIAASILNTPDLLFLDEPTTGLDPRSRNQVWDIVRAVVAHGTTVLLTTQYLEEADRLAARIAVIDHGKVIAEGTPGQLKSSVGAGSIHLRLRDPEQREEAERVLLRVLGSSVQLDPDPVALTAAVPSHGTELGAAEDAARALSELARAGVTVDDFSLGQPSLDEVFLALTASDPPRTSARATADATTTKKETAA; from the coding sequence ATGACCACGCACACGTCCGGCCTGGCGATCGAGACGCAAGGGCTGGTGAAGGTCTTCGGCACCAACCGCGCCGTCGACGGCATCGACCTCAGGGTCCCCGCGGGCAGCGTCTACGGCGTCCTCGGCCCGAACGGCGCCGGCAAGACCACGGCCGTCAAGATGCTCGCGACGCTGCTCCGCCCGGACGACGGCGAGGCGTACGTCTTCGGGCACTCCGTCCTGCGCGACCCCGACGCGGTGCGCTCCCGGGTCAGCCTGACCGGGCAGTACGCGTCGGTCGACGAGGACCTCACCGGCACCGAGAACCTCATCCTCCTCGGCCGCCTGCTGGGCCACCACAAGGCGTTCGCCCGCAAGCGCGCCGCCGAGCTGCTGGAGGCCTTCGGCCTGACCGGCGCGGCCGACCGCCAGGTCAAGACCTACTCCGGCGGCATGCGGCGCCGCATCGACATCGCGGCGAGCATCCTCAACACACCCGACCTGCTGTTCCTGGACGAGCCGACGACGGGCCTCGACCCGCGCAGCCGCAACCAGGTGTGGGACATCGTGCGGGCCGTCGTCGCCCACGGCACGACCGTGCTGCTCACCACGCAGTACCTGGAGGAGGCCGACCGGCTGGCCGCGCGGATCGCGGTCATCGACCACGGCAAGGTCATCGCCGAGGGCACGCCCGGGCAGCTGAAGTCGTCGGTCGGTGCAGGATCGATTCACCTGCGGCTGCGCGACCCGGAGCAGCGCGAGGAGGCCGAGCGGGTCCTGCTGCGGGTGCTCGGCTCGTCCGTGCAGCTCGACCCCGACCCGGTCGCGCTCACGGCGGCGGTGCCGAGCCACGGCACCGAGCTGGGCGCGGCGGAGGACGCCGCCCGTGCGCTGTCGGAGCTGGCGCGCGCCGGCGTCACCGTCGACGACTTCTCCCTCGGGCAGCCGAGCCTCGACGAGGTGTTCCTCGCCCTCACCGCATCCGATCCCCCGCGCACGTCCGCGCGCGCAACCGCCGACGCCACCACGACCAAGAAGGAGACGGCAGCATGA
- a CDS encoding NADPH-dependent FMN reductase: MASDGEAEADPRPLRVAVIVGSTREGRVGARLGAWVTRSVAARGTFAADPIDLVDNAFPARFPQHPTPAMADFAARIADAEAFVVVTPEYNRSFPASLKQAIDYAYDEWHAKPVGFVSYGYRSRGLLAVEHLRQVFGELHTVTMRDTVGVDLTVGLDRQIGRPGDASGSPGELEPAVDVLLDRLAWWGRALRDARAARPYAA, translated from the coding sequence ATGGCGTCGGACGGGGAGGCGGAGGCGGACCCGAGGCCGCTGCGGGTCGCGGTGATCGTCGGGAGCACGCGCGAGGGGCGCGTGGGCGCGAGGCTCGGCGCGTGGGTGACGCGCTCGGTGGCCGCCCGCGGGACCTTCGCCGCGGACCCCATCGATCTCGTGGACAACGCGTTCCCGGCGCGCTTCCCGCAGCACCCGACCCCGGCGATGGCCGATTTCGCCGCCCGGATCGCGGACGCCGAGGCGTTTGTGGTGGTCACGCCCGAATACAACCGCAGCTTCCCGGCGTCGCTGAAACAGGCGATCGATTACGCGTACGACGAGTGGCACGCGAAGCCTGTCGGATTCGTCTCGTATGGTTACCGGTCCCGAGGCCTGCTCGCGGTCGAGCACCTGCGGCAGGTCTTCGGCGAACTCCACACCGTCACCATGCGCGACACGGTCGGCGTCGACCTCACCGTCGGCCTGGACCGCCAGATCGGCCGCCCGGGCGACGCCTCCGGGTCCCCCGGTGAGCTGGAGCCCGCGGTCGACGTGCTCCTCGACCGACTGGCCTGGTGGGGCCGGGCGCTGCGGGACGCGCGAGCCGCGCGGCCCTACGCCGCGTGA